A genomic stretch from Acinonyx jubatus isolate Ajub_Pintada_27869175 chromosome E2, VMU_Ajub_asm_v1.0, whole genome shotgun sequence includes:
- the LOC113595241 gene encoding WAS/WASL-interacting protein family member 2-like, translating to MPCRRLRRQVRTVCPGRLQRRTRPQRCTRRHAHGQTGSVPPPPPCTRREAAPARSSGAPRAPGSARTRLLGGVGWGERPAGHRAGEGGRLPQCAPPPKPVCPDGERGRRVRAGCACAPPPGAIKASPPAATSASSCREKPVHLLQRQLLWTWTPRPALALLVVPVPATAPASVRDANAPPARRILMDSYDGDLLPWSKPSPQNLKNLEKGVVKLGASSGVWVPWPLSGL from the exons ATGCCATGCCGCCGTTTGAGGAGACAAGTGCGCACTGTCTGTCCTGGCCGGCTGCAGCGGCGGACCCGTCCCCAGCGGTGCACACGGCGGCACGCACACGGACAAACGGGAAGTGTCCCCCCCCCTCCTCCGTGCACGCGGCGGGAAGCGGCCCCGGCCAGGAGTTCAGGAGCGCCGCGCGCACCCGGTAGTGCACGCACGCGgctgctgggtggggtggggtggggggagcgccCGGCCGGGcacagggcgggggaggggggacggcTGCCGCAATGCGCGCCTCCGCCTAAGCCTGTGTGCCCAGATGGAGAGAGGGGGCGCCGTGTGCGAGCCGGCTGTGCATGCGCGCCCCCGCCTGGGGCTATAAAAGCCTCGCCACCTGCTGCCACTAGTGCGTCCAGTTGCCGGGAGAAGCCAGTTCACCTCCTCCAGCGGCAGCTCCTCTGGACATGGACCCCGAGACCTGCCCTTGCCCTACTG GTGGTTCCTGTACCTGCAACGGCTCCTGCAAGTGTGAGGGATGCAAATGCACCTCCTGCAAGAAGA ATTCTGATGGACAGCTATGATGGAGACCTTCTACCCTGGTCCAAACCCTCACCTCAAAACCTCAAGAACCTGGAGAAGGGAGTGGTGAAGCTAGGGGCTAGCTCTGGAGTTTGGGTCCCTTGGCCCCTCTCAGGCCTTTGA